One Hordeum vulgare subsp. vulgare chromosome 4H, MorexV3_pseudomolecules_assembly, whole genome shotgun sequence DNA window includes the following coding sequences:
- the LOC123450196 gene encoding pentatricopeptide repeat-containing protein At4g01570, protein MPPTARVRRLTTAAAAPLSDLTDALLATRLANHLLTTPHIPPALLPAAPLPLPVRLHVLRHPALPPTSKLSFFLAATPPASPHLATTFPVLLRALATHSPPLLDALLPFALSSPSPDALLPRLLSALLSASRLDAALALLQDAPPDLLPRLAAAAIPSLIASPDPVSAVPAIRRLLPIASHPPHVRATNRLLLALSKENLHDDFCHVFDEMSRRGLPSNLRFYNICIHAFGKWKRLDKSLKLFAAMKAASPPLVPDVCTYNSVIRVLVIGGRVADALVVFDEMKLAGIHPDLFTYRAVVDGCCKSFRMDDALRMFQEMRGGTGLKGDVVVYNSLLNGLFKAKRLDEACGFFETMVADGIQCSASTHNTVIDGLFKNGRAEAACRLFYELRKKGQLLDGIAYSIMVREFCKEGTGDQVAEAVGLVKEMEERGFVIDLVTVTSLLIGFNKSRRWDLEEKIVKIIRDSSVLPDAIRWKSNMMDALTGPQDRAKDGTSIFPFDGNMNDVMSLLNPAVCTDTNDGTTNNEPKDDWSLSPHLDHLAKHADHSNNSAIFTVHRGQRVEGMGGKTFDADMVNTYMSIFLAKGKLSVACKLFEIFTNLGRKGTSYTYNSLMTSFVKKGYLKQVWAVLHERGGQLCPNDIATYNLIIQGLGQMGKTEVASSIMEQLSKKGVYMDIVMYNTLINQLGKVGKVEEANCLLEQITTRGMKPDLVTFNTLININAKAGRLKEADKYLRRMIAEGIAPNHVTETIMIFLDKEIQKRRQRPK, encoded by the coding sequence ATGCCGCCGACGGCGCGCGTCCGGCGCCTGACCACGGCCGCGGCCGCGCCGCTCTCCGACCTCACGGACGCGCTCCTCGCCACCCGCCTCGCCAACCACCTCCTCACCACGCCGCATATCCCGCCCGCGCTCCTGCCGGCcgcgccgctgccgctgcccgtcCGCCTCCACGTCCTCCGCCACCCGGCCCTCCCGCCCACCTCCaagctctccttcttcctcgccgCCACGCCGCCGGCCTCCCCGCACCTCGCCACCACCTTCCCCGTCCTGCTCCGCGCGCTCGCCACCCACTCCCCGCCGCTCCTCGACGCGCTCCTCCCCTTCGCGCTCTCCTCCCCGTCCCCCGACGCGCTCCTGCCCCGCCTGCTCTCCGCGCTCCTCTCCGCCTCCCGCCTCGACGCCGCGCTCGCGCTCCTCCAGGACGCCCCTCCGGACCTCCTCccccgcctcgccgccgccgccatcccctCCCTCATCGCCTCCCCTGACCCCGTCTCCGCCGTCCCCGCCATCCGCAGGCTGCTTCCCATCGCCTCCCACCCGCCTCACGTCCGAGCCACCAACCGCCTCCTCCTCGCCTTGTCCAAGGAGAACCTCCACGATGACTTCTGCCATGTGTTCGACGAAATGTCAAGGAGGGGCCTCCCTTCCAACTTAAGGTTCTACAACATTTGCATCCACGCCTTCGGCAAGTGGAAGCGCCTGGATAAGTCCCTCAAGCTTTTCGCGGCCATGAAAGCCGCATCTCCTCCACTCGTGCCAGATGTATGCACGTACAATTCGGTCATACGTGTGCTTGTGATTGGCGGGAGGGTGGCTGATGCTTTGGTGGTCTTTGATGAAATGAAGTTGGCAGGGATCCACCCAGACTTGTTCACTTACCGTGCGGTCGTGGATGGGTGCTGCAAGAGTTTCAGGATGGACGACGCACTGCGTATGTTTCAGGAGATGCGCGGGGGCACCGGGCTGAAGGGGGATGTCGTGGTGTACAATTCGCTTCTAAATGGTCTCTTCAAAGCAAAGAGGCTTGATGAGGCGTGCGGGTTTTTCGAGACAATGGTGGCGGATGGGATCCAATGCTCAGCGAGCACACACAACACAGTGATTGATGGGCTTTTCAAGAACGGGAGGGCAGAAGCAGCATGTCGGCTGTTCTATGAGCTAAGGAAGAAAGGTCAGCTATTGGATGGGATTGCATACAGTATCATGGTAAGGGAGTTCTGCAAGGAGGGGACAGGGGACCAAGTTGCAGAGGCAGTCGGTTTGGTGAAGGAGATGGAAGAACGCGGCTTTGTTATTGATTTGGTTACTGTTACATCATTACTTATAGGTTTTAACAAGAGTAGACGGTGGGATTTGGAAGAGAAGATAGTCAAGATCATAAGAGACAGCTCTGTTTTGCCAGATGCCATTCGATGGAAGTCCAACATGATGGATGCCTTGACAGGACCACAGGATAGAGCGAAAGATGGAACATCAATCTTTCCATTTGATGGTAATATGAACGATGTGATGAGTTTGCTCAATCCTGCAGTATGCACTGATACAAACGATGGAACCACAAATAATGAACCCAAGGATGATTGGTCTTTGTCCCCACACTTAGATCATCTTGCCAAACATGCTGATCATTCAAATAATTCTGCTATATTTACAGTGCACAGAGGGCAGAGGGTGGAAGGCATGGGGGGTAAAACTTTCGATGCTGACATGGTTAATACATATATGTCAATCTTTTTGGCCAAAGGGAAGTTGAGTGTAGCCTGCAAGTTATTTGAGATCTTTACAAATCTGGGTAGGAAAGGGACAAGTTATACATACAATTCACTGATGACCTCATTTGTCAAGAAGGGGTATTTGAAGCAGGTCTGGGCAGTTCTTCACGAGAGGGGCGGACAGCTCTGCCCCAACGACATAGCAACATACAACCTGATAATTCAAGGTCTTGGTCAGATGGGGAAAACAGAGGTTGCTAGCTCAATCATGGAACAATTGTCAAAAAAAGGTGTTTACATGGATATTGTTATGTACAACACTTTGATCAATCAATTGGGTAAGGTTGGGAAGGTTGAAGAAGCAAATTGTTTGCTTGAGCAGATTACCACAAGGGGCATGAAACCAGATCTTGTTACTTTTAATACCTTGATCAATATTAATGCGAAAGCTGGTAGGTTGAAGGAAGCCGACAAGTATTTGAGGAGGATGATTGCGGAAGGCATTGCTCCAAATCACGTGACGGAAACAATAATGATTTTCCTTGATAAGGAGATTCAAAAGAGAAGACAGCGACCTAAATGA